A window from Oscillatoria sp. FACHB-1406 encodes these proteins:
- a CDS encoding ABC transporter ATP-binding protein, protein MLEVQNLAVNYRGVRGLDSVSFRIEPGQFVGIVGPNGAGKSTMLKAMLGLIPAASGAVSYCTCPLHRQLQKVAYVPQRSQIDWDYPITARNVVMMARTRQLGWFRRPNRATEEIVTAALDRVEMLDLQHRRIGELSGGQQQRIFLARALAQQAEVFLFDEPFTGVDKKTEVILLQIFKELRSRGKILLVSSHDWGQGLMALDRLLLLNRNLIADGSPEFVMTPENLHRAYGTNLNVGLNSNLETLFFC, encoded by the coding sequence ATGCTAGAGGTTCAAAACCTAGCTGTCAACTATCGGGGTGTGCGAGGGTTAGACTCCGTAAGTTTTCGCATCGAACCCGGGCAATTCGTCGGGATTGTCGGGCCAAACGGCGCGGGAAAAAGTACCATGCTCAAAGCGATGCTGGGCTTAATCCCCGCAGCAAGTGGTGCGGTGAGTTATTGCACCTGTCCGCTGCACCGCCAGTTGCAAAAAGTCGCCTACGTGCCGCAGCGATCGCAAATAGACTGGGATTACCCCATCACCGCACGCAACGTCGTGATGATGGCGCGCACCCGTCAATTGGGATGGTTTCGCCGCCCCAACCGCGCCACAGAAGAAATCGTTACCGCCGCCCTCGATCGCGTGGAAATGCTCGATCTCCAGCACCGTCGCATCGGGGAACTCTCCGGCGGACAACAACAACGGATATTTTTAGCGCGCGCCTTAGCCCAACAAGCGGAAGTTTTTTTATTCGACGAACCATTTACCGGGGTTGACAAAAAAACCGAAGTGATATTGCTCCAAATTTTCAAAGAATTGCGATCGCGCGGTAAAATCCTTCTCGTTAGCAGTCACGACTGGGGACAAGGACTCATGGCTTTAGACCGATTGCTGCTGCTGAATCGCAACTTAATTGCCGACGGTTCACCCGAATTCGTCATGACACCAGAAAACCTGCACCGCGCCTACGGAACTAATTTGAATGTCGGGCTGAATTCAAACTTAGAAACCCTATTTTTCTGTTAG
- a CDS encoding gluconeogenesis factor YvcK family protein, whose protein sequence is MSFGILEQALRTLKAETHNLSFVQQRTPKTVNRWFKWLAPGLLVKRWMLMSLGGVLLTALGVAIWVGLTPIYRLIELASDLLSALARVFPNSISGPLAIAGGLFLLFWGQTRTVGSIAEVLKPERDEELVDLLMAHRRLNRGPRIVVVGGGTGLSTLLRGLKVYSANITAVVTVADDGGSSGRLRRELGTIPPGDIRNCVAALADEEKLLTELFQYRFPAGSGLSGHSFGNLFLAAMSEITGDFERAIAASSKVLAVRGRVLPATLSDVRLWAEMEDGRFIEGESNIPEAKGKIVRVGCIPENPPALPAALKAIEEADFIILGPGSLYTSVIPNLLVPEIRDAISRSRAPRIYVCNIMTQPGETEGYSVSDHIRAIDRVWDRGTETATSPPRLFDAVVVHGRVPSAQTLIRYAQENSHPVFLDREAVIRSGRRVILANIMHEDPGTGYVRHDSPRLARVLLRWYDSARGSKN, encoded by the coding sequence ATGTCTTTCGGTATCCTCGAACAAGCCTTACGCACTCTGAAGGCAGAGACGCACAATTTAAGCTTTGTGCAACAGCGCACTCCTAAAACAGTGAATCGTTGGTTTAAATGGTTAGCGCCGGGATTATTGGTCAAGCGCTGGATGTTAATGAGTCTCGGTGGCGTTCTTTTAACGGCTTTGGGGGTTGCAATTTGGGTAGGGCTAACCCCGATTTATCGGCTGATCGAACTCGCCTCCGATCTCCTCAGCGCCCTCGCTCGCGTCTTTCCCAATTCAATTTCCGGCCCTCTAGCCATTGCGGGCGGTCTTTTCTTACTCTTTTGGGGACAAACCCGCACGGTAGGCTCGATCGCGGAAGTTCTCAAACCCGAGCGCGATGAAGAACTGGTCGATCTCCTCATGGCGCACCGCCGCCTCAACCGAGGTCCGAGAATCGTCGTCGTTGGCGGCGGGACGGGCTTATCGACGTTACTGCGCGGGCTAAAAGTCTACAGCGCCAATATTACCGCCGTCGTTACCGTTGCCGACGATGGTGGTTCTTCCGGGCGCTTGCGGCGAGAGTTGGGAACGATCCCGCCCGGGGATATCCGCAATTGCGTTGCTGCCCTGGCTGATGAAGAAAAACTGCTGACCGAACTATTTCAATATCGCTTCCCCGCCGGAAGCGGACTATCGGGACACAGTTTTGGCAATCTTTTTCTCGCCGCGATGAGTGAGATTACTGGCGACTTCGAGCGCGCGATCGCAGCGAGTTCCAAAGTCCTTGCCGTGCGCGGGCGCGTCCTCCCCGCTACCCTCTCCGACGTGCGCCTCTGGGCGGAAATGGAAGACGGACGTTTTATTGAAGGCGAATCCAATATTCCCGAAGCGAAAGGGAAAATCGTCCGCGTCGGCTGCATCCCGGAAAATCCGCCCGCCCTTCCCGCTGCTCTCAAAGCGATCGAAGAAGCCGATTTTATCATCCTCGGTCCCGGCAGTCTTTATACTAGCGTTATTCCTAACCTTCTCGTTCCTGAAATTCGAGACGCGATTTCTCGCAGCCGCGCCCCCCGCATTTATGTCTGCAATATCATGACCCAACCGGGCGAAACCGAAGGCTACAGCGTCAGCGACCATATTCGCGCGATCGATCGCGTTTGGGATCGCGGTACAGAAACAGCCACATCACCCCCCAGACTGTTCGATGCGGTGGTCGTTCACGGGCGCGTCCCCTCCGCCCAAACCCTAATCCGTTACGCTCAAGAAAACTCTCACCCCGTTTTCCTCGATCGCGAAGCGGTGATTCGCTCCGGGCGGCGCGTTATCCTCGCTAATATCATGCACGAAGATCCGGGAACCGGCTACGTCCGTCACGACTCGCCCCGCCTCGCCCGCGTCCTCTTGCGGTGGTACGATAGCGCGCGCGGCAGTAAGAATTAA
- a CDS encoding zinc ABC transporter substrate-binding protein, producing MEQKKLRRRDRAWQPMVIAGIAAALAGCKASVPTPSASSTQVKVVATHSILCDLTEQIAKETIALKCLVKGGTDPHVYEPTPDDRRAIEDAQLLLYSGYSLEPSLEKILRSTSNPAPKVAIGEVAVPQPLMGEEHHHEEGEEQHEQGEEKEPDPHVWHDAKNGAKMADAIAQNLAKVAPERAQFYQKNAETLKTELTAIDGWIRAQIATIPPQSRKLVTTHDAIAYYSHAYNLPLEGVLQGLSTEQKPSAARLKALVETIKTSGVPTIFAEATANSNAIATVAKEAKVKISERPLFTDGLGAAGSEGETYQKMLLANTQTIVQGLGGQFSAFRR from the coding sequence ATGGAACAAAAGAAGTTAAGACGACGCGATCGCGCTTGGCAGCCAATGGTTATAGCGGGGATTGCAGCGGCGCTAGCAGGTTGCAAAGCTTCTGTGCCAACACCTTCTGCTTCTAGCACGCAAGTAAAAGTCGTCGCAACTCACTCGATTCTGTGCGATTTAACCGAACAAATTGCGAAGGAAACGATTGCTTTAAAGTGCTTGGTGAAAGGCGGAACCGATCCCCACGTTTACGAACCCACGCCGGACGATCGCAGAGCAATTGAAGACGCACAACTGCTGCTATATTCGGGTTATAGCCTCGAGCCGTCCCTCGAAAAGATTCTGCGATCGACGAGCAATCCCGCACCAAAGGTTGCGATTGGCGAAGTTGCCGTTCCCCAACCGTTGATGGGAGAAGAACATCACCATGAGGAAGGGGAGGAACAGCACGAACAAGGGGAAGAAAAGGAACCGGATCCCCACGTTTGGCACGATGCGAAAAATGGGGCAAAAATGGCGGATGCGATCGCACAAAATCTGGCAAAAGTTGCCCCAGAACGCGCCCAATTCTATCAAAAGAATGCCGAGACGCTGAAAACCGAGTTAACCGCGATCGATGGCTGGATTCGGGCGCAAATTGCCACGATTCCCCCTCAATCCCGCAAACTCGTTACCACTCACGATGCGATCGCTTATTATTCCCATGCCTACAACCTTCCGCTCGAAGGCGTTTTACAAGGACTGAGTACGGAGCAAAAACCGAGTGCTGCGCGCTTGAAAGCGTTAGTCGAAACCATTAAAACTTCGGGCGTTCCCACGATTTTTGCCGAGGCAACGGCAAACTCGAACGCGATCGCAACTGTAGCAAAAGAAGCTAAGGTGAAAATTTCCGAGCGTCCTCTTTTTACCGACGGTTTGGGTGCAGCGGGAAGCGAGGGAGAGACGTATCAAAAAATGCTCTTAGCCAATACGCAAACGATTGTTCAAGGATTGGGCGGTCAATTTTCGGCTTTCCGTCGCTAA
- a CDS encoding SDR family NAD(P)-dependent oxidoreductase translates to MNIQGKVALVTGASRGIGRAIALELARGGIERLILVARDRTRLAEIAQEIKALGVEAVPLAVDLTKPKELDIAIAGAWRSAGPIHLLVNCAGVAHQSSFLDSKFLQVQEELSLNVLGTYGLTRLVARRMAARREGTIVNVSSLMGKVAAPTMATYSATKFAIVGLTQALRHELAPHNIHVTALLPTLTETDMVRDLHRFRGIVPTSPERVARSLLDGLAKDSAEILVGWQSHLIVWCQRLAPWLLAGIFRLSAPNLEERNFLSWKPLRDSA, encoded by the coding sequence ATGAATATTCAAGGAAAGGTAGCCCTGGTAACAGGAGCTTCCCGAGGAATCGGGCGTGCGATCGCGCTTGAGTTAGCCCGAGGCGGAATCGAGCGCTTAATCCTAGTCGCTCGCGATCGCACCCGACTCGCGGAAATCGCGCAAGAAATCAAAGCATTAGGAGTCGAAGCGGTTCCCTTAGCCGTAGATCTCACCAAACCCAAAGAATTAGACATTGCTATTGCGGGCGCTTGGCGCAGCGCCGGTCCGATTCACCTCTTAGTCAACTGCGCCGGAGTCGCCCACCAAAGCAGCTTCCTCGATTCCAAATTCTTGCAAGTCCAAGAAGAACTCTCCCTTAACGTCTTGGGAACCTATGGTTTAACCCGCCTGGTGGCACGTCGCATGGCTGCCCGCCGGGAAGGTACGATTGTCAACGTCTCCAGCTTAATGGGGAAAGTCGCCGCGCCGACAATGGCCACCTATTCGGCGACTAAATTCGCGATCGTCGGCTTAACGCAAGCGCTGCGCCACGAACTCGCCCCCCACAACATCCACGTCACCGCCCTACTGCCCACCCTCACTGAAACCGATATGGTGCGGGACTTGCATCGCTTTCGCGGGATCGTCCCCACCAGCCCCGAGCGCGTCGCCCGCTCTCTGTTAGACGGACTCGCTAAAGACTCAGCCGAAATCCTTGTCGGCTGGCAGAGTCACCTTATCGTGTGGTGTCAGCGCCTCGCTCCGTGGCTGCTTGCAGGGATTTTCCGCTTGAGCGCCCCCAACTTAGAAGAGCGAAATTTCTTGAGCTGGAAACCTTTAAGGGACAGCGCTTAG
- a CDS encoding tetratricopeptide repeat protein has product MNLVKESRLLVTLAIKLSAVGSGVVLASWLLGSELAVAATRSSPRVWESEKVSTLAQQSANPSQEEIDEAAGRLFDEGMQFLRQGTAESLRQAIANFEEVLGLLRQGSDRSWEAITLNNIGGAYDALGEYYKALDYYNQALPLLQAISDQEGEAITLQNIGRVYDILGEYRKALDYFNQSLPLLRAIDDKEQEAGTLNTISQIYSDLGEYNKALDYLHQVLPLLRTIGSLRRVAITLNNIGSLYKNVGEYQKALEYYNQALPLRRTVGDKGGEATTLNNIGLLYNDLGEHQKALDYLNQALPLRRVVEDRAGEAVTLNNIGSAYSDLGEYQKALDYLNQALLLVRATNDRSGEVASVNNIGAVYNALGDYHKALEFFNQALPLLRATSNKKGEATVLHNIGGVYDLLGEDRKALHYYEQALHLSQTIGDKGGESLTLHNIGGIYSNLREYQKALHYYEQALHKARLVGSKGGEAHALNSISRVYFDLGEHQKALGYLQQALPLFQTVGDKFGEAVALYNFASLYRDRGELTAALTRIQLAIDIIEDLRSNIASTELRTSYFATVQNRYRFYIDLLMQLHQQDPSKGYNAQALHISERARSLLEQLTEAGLDLNANLDPALKAEEQRLTQALNAADQKRINLLEQEGGYDNPELEAAKAEIEQTLNQLQNLEAQIRRDNPAYANLQYPDPLTLTGIQNQVLDDNTVLLQYALGKDRSYLFLVSKTDLKTYTLPPKAEIEAAVEEYRELLLSEDFKDLSQGEKLSQMLLGQVAGELKGQRLVIVGDGKLQLLPFAALPIPVSSASTASKSLGETPSSPSPFSQLWEKGSRNNSSKSLVQGWERDLGRGQIPATPPLLANHEIITLPSATSLAVQREQWQNRQPAPRTVAVIADPIFKANDPRLGENAVTTISGELSQQAPGLTGTSSTGKRDSTVEDNEWLKKCGDFDRLVNTETEAKQILALVPDTQEFSAIGFDANYANATNPNLAQYRIVHFATHGCIQDNPLLSNLALSFFKPDGQKAETSLLKLQDIYNLKLNADLVVLSACQTGTGKEVQGEGVVGLTRGFMYAGARRVAVSLWSVNDRATSILMENYYRKILEQNLDPSPALRQAQLAMWQSENYRAPYYWAAFTMQGDW; this is encoded by the coding sequence ATGAATTTAGTTAAAGAGTCGCGTCTGTTGGTAACGTTAGCGATAAAACTCTCGGCAGTGGGTTCCGGGGTGGTGTTGGCGAGTTGGCTGCTGGGTTCGGAGTTAGCTGTCGCCGCGACGAGGAGTTCTCCACGGGTGTGGGAGAGTGAGAAAGTCTCGACTCTTGCGCAGCAATCTGCCAACCCGTCGCAGGAGGAAATCGATGAGGCTGCCGGACGACTTTTTGATGAGGGAATGCAATTCTTACGACAGGGAACGGCAGAATCTTTGCGACAGGCGATCGCGAATTTTGAAGAGGTGTTAGGACTGTTGAGGCAAGGGAGCGATAGATCCTGGGAAGCCATTACCCTCAATAACATCGGTGGGGCCTACGACGCATTGGGAGAATATTACAAAGCGCTGGATTACTACAACCAAGCTTTACCCTTACTTCAAGCTATCAGCGACCAAGAGGGAGAAGCCATTACCCTCCAAAATATCGGTAGAGTCTACGACATTTTGGGAGAATATCGCAAAGCGCTAGATTATTTCAATCAATCCTTACCTCTACTTCGTGCCATAGACGATAAAGAGCAAGAAGCCGGTACCCTCAATACAATTAGTCAAATCTACTCTGATTTAGGAGAATATAACAAGGCATTAGACTATCTTCATCAAGTGTTGCCTTTGCTCAGAACAATAGGCTCTCTAAGACGGGTAGCGATTACCCTCAATAATATTGGCTCGCTCTACAAAAATGTAGGAGAATATCAGAAGGCATTGGAATACTACAACCAAGCCTTGCCTCTGCGTCGAACAGTGGGTGACAAAGGGGGAGAAGCTACTACCCTCAATAATATCGGCTTGCTCTACAACGATTTGGGAGAACATCAAAAAGCGCTAGATTATCTCAACCAAGCTTTGCCTTTGCGTCGGGTTGTAGAAGATCGTGCTGGGGAAGCTGTTACCCTCAATAATATCGGTTCAGCCTACTCCGATTTAGGAGAATATCAAAAAGCTCTGGATTATCTCAACCAAGCTTTGCTTTTAGTTCGCGCTACGAACGACAGGAGTGGGGAAGTCGCTTCTGTTAATAATATAGGTGCTGTCTACAACGCATTAGGGGACTATCACAAAGCGCTTGAATTTTTCAACCAAGCTTTACCTCTCCTTCGCGCTACGAGCAACAAAAAAGGGGAGGCAACTGTTCTTCATAACATCGGTGGAGTCTACGACTTGTTGGGAGAAGATCGTAAAGCGCTCCATTACTATGAACAAGCCTTACACTTGAGTCAGACTATAGGTGACAAAGGCGGAGAGAGCCTTACCCTCCATAATATTGGTGGAATCTACTCCAACTTAAGAGAATATCAGAAAGCGCTCCATTACTATGAGCAAGCTTTGCACAAGGCTAGATTGGTAGGTAGCAAAGGAGGAGAAGCTCATGCCCTCAATAGTATCAGTAGAGTCTACTTCGATTTGGGAGAACATCAGAAGGCCTTGGGCTACCTCCAGCAAGCTTTGCCTCTATTTCAGACTGTAGGCGACAAGTTTGGAGAAGCTGTTGCCCTTTATAATTTTGCCTCTCTCTATCGCGATCGAGGCGAACTCACCGCCGCCCTCACCCGCATCCAACTCGCGATTGACATCATCGAAGACCTTCGCAGCAACATCGCCAGCACCGAACTCCGCACCTCCTACTTCGCCACTGTCCAAAATCGTTACCGATTCTACATCGACCTGCTGATGCAACTGCACCAACAAGACCCCAGTAAAGGTTATAACGCCCAAGCCCTCCATATCAGCGAACGCGCCCGCAGCCTCCTCGAACAACTCACCGAAGCCGGTCTCGACCTCAACGCCAACCTCGACCCCGCCCTTAAAGCCGAAGAACAACGCCTTACCCAAGCGCTCAACGCCGCCGACCAAAAACGCATCAATCTGCTCGAGCAAGAGGGAGGCTACGACAACCCCGAACTCGAAGCTGCTAAAGCTGAAATCGAGCAAACCCTCAACCAACTGCAAAACCTCGAAGCCCAAATTCGCCGCGACAATCCCGCTTACGCTAACCTCCAATATCCCGACCCCCTGACCCTCACCGGCATCCAAAACCAAGTCCTCGACGATAATACCGTCCTTCTCCAATACGCCCTCGGCAAAGATCGCAGCTATCTCTTCCTCGTCAGCAAAACCGACCTCAAAACTTATACCCTGCCCCCCAAAGCTGAAATTGAAGCGGCTGTCGAGGAATATCGCGAACTCCTGTTGTCCGAGGATTTTAAAGACCTCAGCCAAGGCGAAAAACTCAGCCAAATGCTGCTGGGTCAAGTTGCAGGCGAACTCAAAGGTCAGCGCCTCGTCATTGTTGGGGATGGCAAACTGCAACTGTTGCCGTTTGCTGCTTTACCTATTCCCGTTTCCTCCGCATCTACTGCCTCAAAGTCCCTTGGGGAAACGCCCTCATCCCCCAGCCCCTTCTCCCAACTTTGGGAGAAGGGGAGCCGGAATAACTCCTCAAAGTCCCTCGTCCAAGGTTGGGAGAGGGATTTAGGTAGAGGGCAAATCCCGGCAACCCCTCCCCTCCTCGCCAACCACGAAATCATCACGCTGCCGTCGGCTACCAGTTTGGCAGTCCAACGGGAACAATGGCAGAACCGCCAACCCGCCCCCAGAACCGTAGCGGTGATTGCCGACCCCATCTTCAAAGCTAACGATCCGCGTTTGGGAGAGAACGCAGTAACAACTATTTCTGGTGAGTTAAGCCAACAAGCTCCTGGTTTGACAGGCACTAGCTCGACAGGCAAGCGTGACTCAACAGTGGAGGACAATGAGTGGCTTAAGAAATGCGGCGACTTCGATCGCCTCGTCAACACGGAAACTGAAGCTAAGCAAATTCTTGCCCTAGTTCCCGACACACAGGAGTTTAGCGCCATCGGATTCGATGCGAACTACGCCAACGCTACCAACCCAAATCTCGCTCAATACCGCATTGTCCACTTCGCAACTCACGGCTGCATCCAAGATAATCCCCTCCTTTCCAATCTTGCTCTTTCATTCTTCAAGCCCGACGGACAGAAAGCGGAAACGAGCCTGCTGAAACTGCAAGATATTTATAATTTGAAACTCAACGCCGATTTGGTGGTTCTCAGTGCTTGCCAAACGGGGACGGGGAAAGAGGTTCAAGGGGAAGGGGTTGTGGGGTTGACAAGAGGCTTTATGTATGCGGGGGCGCGGCGGGTGGCGGTGAGTTTGTGGAGCGTGAACGATCGCGCGACTTCCATTTTAATGGAGAATTATTATCGCAAAATACTCGAACAAAATCTCGATCCGTCGCCTGCGCTACGGCAAGCACAATTAGCGATGTGGCAAAGTGAGAATTACCGCGCGCCTTACTATTGGGCGGCGTTTACCATGCAGGGAGATTGGTGA
- a CDS encoding (2Fe-2S) ferredoxin domain-containing protein, with translation MENSEKRRVEVCQNRSCRERGSGTVLAAFQAADLPENTEAIACDCLGQCNMGPSVHVTPDETWYCLVKLSDVPVIVEQHLKGGQPVEAKLHPRLHARYSF, from the coding sequence ATGGAAAATTCAGAAAAACGCAGAGTCGAGGTTTGTCAGAATCGATCTTGTCGAGAGCGAGGTTCTGGAACGGTGCTGGCTGCCTTTCAAGCAGCAGACCTGCCGGAAAACACCGAAGCGATCGCCTGCGATTGTTTGGGACAATGCAATATGGGACCGAGCGTACACGTCACTCCCGACGAAACTTGGTACTGTCTGGTTAAGCTTTCTGACGTTCCGGTTATTGTCGAACAGCACCTCAAGGGAGGGCAGCCCGTTGAAGCGAAGCTGCATCCCCGCTTGCACGCGCGTTACAGTTTTTAG
- a CDS encoding caspase family protein: MPKLSRRHLLQAAGATLLTAGLHQTQLLRHQKVLAQTTPRKLALIIGINDYIDAPLYGCVNDAILQRQLLIHRFGFNPSDIVMVLNQDATRQNILDAVEEHLIKQAKPGDVAVLHFSGHGSLVRDPDPIYIDTETGQGLAGTLVPIDASLSDDAIAQGGTVADILGHTLFLLMAAIQTENLTAVLDSCHSGASTRGVRVRAREGGEKIEISPQEKAYQEQWLKRLGWSREEFVNRYRQGIAKGVVLAATQPSQLALDEQLNGFVAGAFTYRLTQHLWQQDSTPERAIAEIQSQIPKSYRQQPKLEVETGSDYGKKPFYFVEDARKGGQALVIEQTEFRAKLLLVGIDPGKVRVGTEFVTLERRGGVEIEAREGLIATAKISGTIETGAVLRVKGS; encoded by the coding sequence ATGCCAAAGCTTTCCCGCCGTCATCTCCTCCAAGCCGCAGGCGCAACCCTTCTCACCGCAGGACTCCATCAAACCCAACTCCTGCGCCACCAAAAAGTCCTCGCCCAAACCACACCGCGCAAACTCGCCCTAATTATCGGCATCAACGACTATATCGACGCGCCCCTGTACGGATGCGTCAACGATGCCATTTTGCAGCGACAACTCCTCATCCATCGCTTTGGCTTTAATCCCAGCGACATCGTTATGGTTCTTAACCAGGATGCGACCCGCCAAAATATTCTCGATGCAGTAGAAGAACACCTCATCAAACAAGCAAAACCGGGCGATGTTGCCGTCCTGCACTTTTCCGGACACGGTTCCCTCGTGCGCGATCCCGACCCGATTTACATTGACACTGAAACCGGGCAAGGATTGGCAGGAACATTAGTTCCTATCGATGCAAGTTTGTCCGACGATGCGATCGCTCAAGGGGGAACCGTCGCCGATATTTTGGGACATACCCTATTTTTATTAATGGCAGCCATTCAAACCGAAAACTTGACCGCTGTTTTAGATAGCTGTCATTCCGGTGCGAGTACGCGAGGGGTAAGAGTGAGAGCGCGAGAGGGGGGTGAAAAGATTGAAATTTCTCCCCAAGAAAAAGCCTATCAAGAGCAGTGGTTAAAGCGGTTGGGTTGGTCGAGAGAAGAGTTTGTCAATCGCTATCGACAAGGGATTGCTAAGGGCGTAGTTTTAGCAGCAACGCAACCCTCTCAACTGGCTTTAGACGAGCAACTCAATGGCTTCGTTGCAGGTGCATTTACCTATCGTTTGACGCAGCATTTATGGCAGCAAGATAGCACGCCAGAACGGGCGATCGCGGAAATTCAAAGTCAGATTCCAAAAAGCTATCGACAGCAGCCCAAACTCGAAGTCGAAACGGGAAGCGATTACGGAAAAAAACCGTTTTATTTTGTCGAGGATGCGAGAAAAGGAGGACAAGCGTTAGTTATCGAGCAAACAGAATTTCGCGCTAAATTACTTTTAGTGGGGATCGATCCCGGAAAAGTTAGAGTGGGGACAGAATTTGTTACTTTAGAGCGTCGAGGCGGCGTGGAAATTGAAGCGCGCGAAGGGTTAATTGCGACGGCGAAAATATCGGGGACGATAGAAACGGGAGCGGTGTTGCGAGTGAAAGGGAGTTAG